A section of the Acomys russatus chromosome 10, mAcoRus1.1, whole genome shotgun sequence genome encodes:
- the LOC127194826 gene encoding cationic trypsin-3: MKTLIFLAFLGAAVAFPMDDDDDDDKIVGGYTCQRNSLPYQVSLNGGYHFCGGSLINSQWVVSAAHCYKSRIQVRLGEHNINVLEGGEQFIDAAKIIRHPNYNKNTYDNDIMLIKLNSPATLNSRVSTVSLPRACPTSGTKCLVSGWGNTLSSGTKYPALLQCFDAPVLSDTSCKSSYPGKITSNMFCVGFLEGGKDSCQGDSGGPVVCNGQLQGVVSWGYGCAQRGKPGIYTKVCNYVSWIQKTIAANSTP, encoded by the exons ATGAAGACCTTGATCTTTCTTGCCTTCCTTGGAGCTGCGG TGGCCTTCCccatggatgatgatgatgatgatgacaagatTGTTGGAGGCTACACCTGTCAGAGGAATTCTCTTCCCTATCAGGTGTCCCTGAATGGTGGCTATCATTTTTGTGGTGGTTCCCTCATCAATTCCCAGTGGGTTGTTTCAGCAGCTCACTGCTACAAATC CCGAATTCAGGTGCGCCTGGGAGAACACAACATTAACGTCCTTGAGGGTGGTGAGCAATTTATTGATGCAGCTAAAATCATCCGCCACCCCAACTATAACAAAAACACCTATGATAATGACATCATGTTGATTAAGCTGAATTCACCTGCCACCCTCAACTCTCGAGTGTCCACTGTGTCTCTGCCAAGAGCTTGTCCAACATCTGGTACTAAGTGCCTTGTGTCTGGCTGGGGAAACACCCTGAGCAGTGGCA CCAAATACCCTGCGCTTCTTCAGTGTTTTGatgctcctgtcctctctgacaCTTCTTGCAAAAGTTCCTATCCAGGCAAGATCACCAGCAACATGTTCTGTGTGGGCTTCCTGGAGGGTGGAAAGGACTCTTGCCAG GGTGACTCTGGTGGCCCTGTAGTCTGCAATGGACAGCTCCAGGGTGTTGTTTCCTGGGGCTACGGCTGTGCTCAAAGAGGAAAACCTGGTATCTACACCAAGGTGTGCAACTACGTGAGCTGGATTCAGAAGACGATTGCTGCCAACTCAACACCTTGA
- the LOC127194212 gene encoding trypsin-4, which translates to MNIFIFFAVLGAAVALPTNDDDKIVGGYTCPKHSVPYQVSLNDGTGHQCGGSLISDQWVLSAAHCYKRRLQVRLGEHNIHVLEGGEQFIDVQKIIRHPKYNKDTLDNDIMLIKLKSPALLGSRVSTVSLPRSCASAGAWCLVSGWGNTMNLIGTYPARLQCLEAPVLSASSCRSSYPDMITRNMFCLGFLEGGKDSCDGDSGGPVVCSGEIQGIVSWGTGCAMKGMPGVYTKVCNYLSWIEETMATN; encoded by the exons ATGAATATCTTCATCTTCTttgctgtcctgggagctgctg TTGCTCTCCCTACAAATGATGATGACAAGATTGTTGGAGGCTACACCTGTCCGAAGCATTCTGTTCCCTATCAAGTGTCTTTGAATGATGGCACTGGCCATCAGTGTGGGGGCTCCCTCATCAGTGACCAATGGGTCCTGTCTGCAGCTCACTGCTACAAAAG GAGACTCCAGGTTCGCCTTGGAGAACACAATATTCATGTCCTGGAGGGTGGTGAGCAGTTCATTGATGTGCAAAAGATCATCCGCCACCCCAAGTACAACAAGGATACTCTGGACAATGACATCATGCTGATTAAACTGAAGTCCCCTGCCCTCTTGGGCTCCCGAGTGTCCACAGTCTCTCTGCCCAGATCCTGTGCATCTGCAGGTGCTTGGTGCCTTGTGTCTGGCTGGGGAAATACTATGAACCTTATAG GCACATACCCAGCACGCCTTCAGTGTCTGGAAGCCCCTGTTCTCTCTGCCAGTTCTTGCAGAAGTTCTTACCCAGACATGATCACCAGGAACATGTTCTGCCTGGGCTTCCTGGAAGGTGGAAAGGACTCTTGTGAT GGTGATTCTGGTGGCCCTGTGGTCTGCAGTGGAGAAATCCAGGGCATTGTCTCCTGGGGTACAGGCTGTGCAATGAAGGGCATGCCTGGTGTCTACACCAAGGTCTGCAACTACCTGAGCTGGATTGAGGAGACCATGGCCACCAACTGA